The proteins below come from a single Pseudomonadota bacterium genomic window:
- a CDS encoding beta-N-acetylhexosaminidase, producing MRSGLLQGVRCSVRALPSSGRAGRDGAYPSSGKDPVSSSRKHEPMTTHAVPLSDTRPLTLEQKIGQLVMIDFTGLAVPDDVAHSFSTRHWGGVILFAKNIERREQVAALCSALQAAHDQPEPLFIGIDQEGGIVDRLPFDPLASSPGAMALAAAGDVAWARETARVNGLELASLGINVNFAPCVDVNCNPSNPIIGVRSYGETADQVTRFGLEVARGYRDAGIAPCAKHFPGHGDTSVDSHLALPALNEGRERLDAIELAPYRALIGDGLEMIMSAHIVYPALDGAGLPATLSRPILTDVLRSELGFDGVIITDSMSMKAVADNFGVGQAAVMAVQAGADVVLACGTREAQEETWQALFAAVRGGVIDEARIDASVARIRRLKAAWAARGEVAPPPASTAEAIDEAARASTTVVRNDGALPLRPATRVALVAPALLPVSQLGEIGAVFPLSDELRARDMQVTEHRFSLQEGGVDDGPSICAQAREADVVVLCLYARGRLSPEQAELTRALLETGRPVVAISLNSPYVLVDVSDVKTYVCTYGYARSSVRALADVLCARVAPRGRLPVSLPGLHARGTGLTF from the coding sequence ATGCGGTCCGGACTCCTTCAGGGCGTTCGTTGCTCGGTCCGGGCGTTGCCGTCATCGGGGAGGGCCGGGCGAGACGGCGCATACCCATCAAGCGGGAAGGACCCCGTCTCGTCGAGCCGAAAGCACGAGCCCATGACGACGCACGCCGTTCCTCTTTCAGACACGCGCCCCTTGACCCTCGAGCAGAAGATCGGTCAGCTCGTGATGATCGATTTCACGGGGCTCGCGGTGCCCGACGATGTGGCACACAGCTTCTCGACGCGCCACTGGGGCGGCGTGATTCTCTTCGCAAAGAACATCGAGCGCCGCGAACAGGTGGCCGCGCTCTGCAGCGCGCTACAGGCGGCACACGACCAGCCTGAGCCGCTCTTCATCGGCATCGATCAAGAGGGCGGCATCGTCGATCGCCTGCCGTTCGATCCGCTGGCCTCGTCGCCCGGCGCCATGGCCCTGGCGGCGGCCGGTGATGTGGCCTGGGCGCGTGAGACCGCGCGGGTGAACGGTCTCGAGCTGGCCAGCCTCGGCATCAACGTGAACTTTGCGCCGTGCGTCGACGTGAACTGCAACCCGTCGAACCCCATCATCGGGGTGCGTTCGTACGGCGAGACCGCCGATCAGGTGACCCGCTTCGGCCTCGAGGTGGCGCGGGGGTATCGCGACGCCGGCATCGCGCCGTGCGCCAAGCACTTCCCGGGGCACGGCGACACCTCGGTCGACTCGCACCTCGCGCTCCCTGCCCTCAACGAGGGGCGCGAGCGTCTCGACGCCATCGAGCTTGCTCCCTATCGCGCGCTCATCGGCGATGGGCTCGAGATGATCATGTCGGCGCACATCGTCTACCCGGCCCTCGATGGCGCTGGGCTGCCCGCCACGCTCAGCCGCCCCATTCTCACCGATGTGCTGCGCAGCGAGCTGGGCTTCGACGGTGTGATCATCACCGATTCGATGTCGATGAAGGCCGTGGCCGACAACTTCGGCGTCGGACAGGCCGCCGTCATGGCGGTGCAGGCAGGGGCAGACGTCGTGCTCGCCTGCGGCACGCGCGAGGCGCAGGAGGAGACCTGGCAGGCCCTTTTCGCGGCGGTTCGCGGCGGTGTCATCGATGAGGCCCGCATCGACGCCTCGGTGGCCCGCATCCGCCGGCTCAAGGCGGCGTGGGCCGCGCGGGGCGAGGTCGCTCCACCGCCTGCTTCCACCGCCGAGGCCATCGACGAGGCCGCCCGCGCGTCGACCACGGTGGTGCGAAACGACGGCGCCCTGCCGCTGCGCCCCGCCACGCGGGTGGCGCTGGTGGCCCCCGCCCTGCTGCCGGTCTCTCAGCTCGGAGAGATCGGGGCCGTGTTCCCGCTGTCCGACGAGCTTCGCGCGCGGGATATGCAGGTGACCGAGCATCGCTTCTCGCTGCAGGAAGGGGGCGTGGATGACGGGCCGTCTATCTGTGCCCAGGCCCGGGAAGCCGATGTGGTGGTGCTCTGCCTGTACGCTCGGGGGCGGTTGTCGCCCGAGCAGGCCGAGCTGACCCGCGCGCTCCTCGAAACGGGGAGGCCGGTAGTGGCCATATCGCTGAACAGCCCGTATGTGCTGGTCGATGTGAGCGACGTGAAGACCTACGTCTGCACCTACGGCTACGCGCGCAGCTCGGTGCGCGCCCTGGCCGATGTGCTGTGTGCGCGCGTCGCGCCTCGCGGCAGGCTTCCGGTGTCGCTGCCGGGCTTGCACGCGCGCGGCACGGGGCTGACCTTCTGA